In one Flavobacteriales bacterium genomic region, the following are encoded:
- a CDS encoding DUF1684 domain-containing protein, with amino-acid sequence MMRWFAAVLGVSMALGLSAQAEDAAWADSLTAYWARINADYRDPGHSPLLPQDRERFTELERFAPDVRFRVLATFRPKAGRPFGMRTTTDRLPQYQAVGQLRFTVAGRRERLTVFQNIDLARKPGYEDYLFVPFTDLTNGEETYGGGRYLDLRAPLGKRVELDFNKAYNPYCAYGGKYSCPIPPMENHLEVRIGAGVKAFAH; translated from the coding sequence ATGATGCGTTGGTTCGCCGCAGTGCTCGGGGTGAGCATGGCCCTCGGCCTTTCCGCCCAGGCCGAGGATGCGGCATGGGCCGACAGCCTCACGGCCTATTGGGCCCGCATCAACGCCGACTACCGCGACCCCGGCCACTCGCCCCTGCTGCCCCAGGACCGGGAGCGGTTCACCGAGCTGGAGCGCTTCGCCCCGGATGTGCGCTTCCGCGTGCTGGCCACCTTCAGGCCCAAGGCCGGCAGGCCCTTCGGCATGAGGACCACAACAGACCGACTGCCGCAGTACCAGGCCGTGGGTCAGCTGCGCTTCACCGTGGCAGGGAGGAGGGAGCGCCTCACCGTGTTCCAGAACATCGACCTGGCCAGGAAGCCGGGCTACGAGGACTACCTCTTCGTGCCCTTCACCGACCTGACCAATGGCGAGGAGACCTACGGCGGGGGCCGTTACCTCGACCTCCGCGCCCCGCTCGGGAAGCGGGTTGAACTGGACTTCAACAAGGCTTACAACCCCTATTGCGCCTACGGCGGCAAGTATTCCTGCCCCATCCCGCCCATGGAGAACCACTTGGAGGTGCGCATCGGAGCCGGCGTGAAGGCCTTCGCGCACTGA
- the mce gene encoding methylmalonyl-CoA epimerase yields MEHLIRIEHIGIAVKDLGAAEALYTKLLGQAPYKREEVESEGVITSFFRTGPNKIELLESTRPDGPIAKAIEKRGEGIHHIAFEVADIRAEMARLKAEGFTLLNEEPKRGADNKLVCFVHPKSAGGVLLELCQEIS; encoded by the coding sequence ATGGAACACCTCATCCGCATCGAGCACATCGGCATCGCCGTGAAGGACCTGGGCGCTGCGGAAGCGCTCTACACCAAGCTGCTGGGCCAAGCCCCCTACAAGCGCGAGGAGGTGGAGAGCGAGGGCGTCATCACTTCCTTCTTCCGCACCGGGCCCAACAAGATCGAACTGTTGGAGAGCACCCGGCCTGATGGGCCCATCGCCAAGGCCATCGAGAAGCGGGGCGAAGGCATCCACCACATCGCCTTCGAGGTGGCCGATATCCGCGCGGAGATGGCGCGCCTGAAGGCCGAGGGCTTCACCCTGCTGAATGAGGAGCCCAAGCGCGGCGCGGACAACAAGCTGGTGTGCTTCGTGCATCCGAAGAGCGCCGGCGGCGTGCTGCTGGAGCTGTGCCAGGAGATCAGCTGA
- a CDS encoding TfoX/Sxy family protein, which yields MATRKETAAFILAQLGHADRFSVKAMFGEFALYADGKPVAFICDDQLFVKILPESAALDARCERAPAYPGSKDYYLVPEELITGDRKLPELLLRMAEVLPLPKGKKPRRKP from the coding sequence ATGGCCACACGGAAGGAGACGGCGGCTTTCATCCTCGCCCAGCTGGGCCATGCGGATCGATTCAGCGTGAAAGCGATGTTCGGTGAGTTCGCGCTCTACGCTGATGGCAAGCCGGTGGCCTTCATCTGCGATGATCAGCTCTTCGTGAAGATCCTGCCTGAGAGCGCCGCATTGGATGCGCGCTGCGAGCGCGCGCCGGCCTATCCCGGGAGCAAGGACTACTACCTGGTGCCGGAAGAACTCATCACCGGCGACCGCAAGCTGCCGGAGCTGTTGCTGCGGATGGCGGAAGTGCTGCCGTTGCCGAAAGGGAAGAAGCCGCGCCGGAAGCCTTAA
- a CDS encoding HAD family phosphatase encodes MKESTDTLILDLGGVLIDVDYAASARHFAALGFPDFGALYSKAKQTDLFDRFETGELTPAGFRDEVRALLHADLSDTDIDAGWNAMLGTIPRERIALVRELKQRYRLLLLSNTNAIHVPAFEAIIARDLGIGDFKGIFHGAYYSCELGMRKPNAGIFQHVVAQHHADPARTLFIDDSIQHVVGAREAGLHAEHLELEKEDVIGMVRRLGL; translated from the coding sequence ATGAAGGAGTCGACCGACACCCTCATCCTCGACCTCGGCGGGGTGCTCATCGATGTGGACTACGCCGCCAGCGCCCGCCACTTCGCCGCGCTCGGATTCCCCGATTTCGGAGCGCTCTACTCCAAGGCGAAGCAGACCGACCTCTTCGATCGCTTCGAGACGGGCGAGCTCACGCCTGCCGGCTTCCGCGACGAGGTGCGCGCCCTGCTGCACGCCGACCTCTCCGATACCGACATCGACGCCGGCTGGAACGCCATGCTCGGCACCATCCCGCGGGAGCGCATAGCCCTGGTGAGGGAGCTGAAGCAACGCTACCGGCTGCTGCTGCTCAGCAACACCAACGCCATCCATGTGCCCGCCTTCGAGGCCATCATCGCGCGCGACCTGGGCATCGGCGACTTCAAAGGGATCTTCCACGGGGCCTACTACAGCTGCGAGCTCGGCATGCGCAAGCCCAACGCCGGCATCTTCCAGCATGTGGTGGCGCAGCACCATGCGGACCCCGCGCGCACGCTCTTCATCGACGACAGCATCCAGCATGTGGTCGGCGCGCGCGAGGCCGGGCTCCATGCCGAGCACCTGGAGCTGGAGAAGGAGGATGTGATCGGGATGGTGCGGAGGCTGGGGCTGTGA
- a CDS encoding DUF5715 family protein — MSRSHPSGQPPINRLRTAPAPSPLPPKRRRRRRRRLILLVGALLAGLFLVLLAYWGEPAPPPPSPRAENRAPAPVDCSRYPFKHHSGKLKDLLPAYKKRSQMAGVKPIADAKALDQHLAKGAIGLVPVESTAAFWVAPMAHGRPYLTPAAKQVLHAIADDFKGRIARTDLAGARIKVTSLFRTRQDQRNLGRGNVNATRDADAPHTHGTSMDLSYMRFVDKDGKELPLAGCQQVFLAETLAEVIAGHRARDKQLFATREARQACYHLSVCR; from the coding sequence ATGTCCCGTTCCCACCCCTCCGGCCAGCCACCGATCAATCGCCTGCGCACCGCGCCAGCGCCTTCTCCCCTGCCGCCGAAGCGCCGGCGACGCCGGCGGCGACGCCTCATCCTCCTGGTCGGGGCGTTGCTGGCCGGCCTCTTCCTGGTCCTCCTTGCCTACTGGGGTGAGCCTGCGCCGCCCCCACCATCCCCACGGGCGGAGAACCGGGCCCCGGCACCTGTAGACTGCTCTCGCTACCCCTTCAAGCATCACAGCGGCAAGCTCAAGGACCTCCTGCCCGCCTACAAGAAGCGCTCCCAGATGGCCGGCGTGAAACCCATTGCCGACGCAAAGGCCCTGGATCAGCACTTGGCGAAAGGGGCGATCGGACTTGTTCCGGTGGAAAGCACCGCTGCCTTCTGGGTGGCGCCCATGGCGCATGGCCGGCCCTACCTCACACCGGCAGCGAAGCAGGTGCTGCACGCCATTGCCGATGACTTCAAGGGCCGCATCGCCCGCACCGACCTGGCCGGGGCGCGCATTAAGGTCACCAGCCTGTTCCGGACGCGGCAGGACCAGCGCAACTTGGGGCGGGGTAACGTGAATGCGACGCGGGATGCGGATGCGCCGCACACGCATGGCACCTCCATGGACCTGTCGTACATGAGGTTCGTGGACAAGGACGGCAAGGAACTGCCGCTCGCCGGCTGCCAACAGGTCTTCCTGGCCGAAACGCTCGCCGAAGTGATTGCCGGGCACCGTGCACGCGATAAGCAGCTGTTCGCCACGCGCGAGGCCCGCCAGGCCTGCTACCACTTGTCGGTGTGCCGATGA